A single Alcanivorax borkumensis SK2 DNA region contains:
- a CDS encoding sterol desaturase family protein: MSEFLRERYEEVDLTPGQGKITATISIGLGSLALLGSFCFLYPELFTTPEFRAFYNADVLRIALFIGIGIGFTCGFFSVFRHQERRYGIIGMVLACMAALIGSGRLDMPPVDGRSLYAGLDYFILTLLVLGLVFIPLERAYPKNQEQKTLRGGWVTDMKYFLFSHVGLQLISFFTVIPIQVFLHDKVNIGFQQTIASQPLWLQFIEILIVIDLGSYWIHRAFHEVSWLWKFHAVHHSTTQMDWLASSRLHVVEILANRFVGYLPIFILGFSPSAVYAYLVFVSFHAIFIHANVRFRFPGVRWLIATPEFHHWHHSSEDEAVDKNYAAFLPIYDKLFGTLIMPDRLAGEYGTRASTQVPEGVVKQFLFPFRRG; this comes from the coding sequence ATGTCGGAATTTCTGCGTGAACGCTACGAAGAAGTGGACCTGACGCCGGGGCAGGGCAAAATCACAGCGACGATTTCCATCGGCCTAGGGTCGCTGGCGTTGTTAGGCAGCTTCTGTTTTCTTTATCCGGAACTGTTCACTACCCCGGAGTTTCGGGCTTTCTATAATGCCGATGTGCTGCGCATTGCCCTGTTTATTGGCATCGGGATTGGTTTTACTTGCGGTTTTTTCAGCGTTTTCCGGCATCAGGAACGGCGTTACGGCATCATCGGTATGGTGCTGGCCTGCATGGCTGCATTGATCGGCTCCGGGCGGCTGGATATGCCGCCGGTGGATGGCCGCAGCCTGTATGCCGGGCTGGATTATTTTATCTTGACCCTGCTGGTACTGGGGCTGGTGTTTATTCCGCTGGAACGCGCCTACCCGAAAAACCAGGAGCAGAAAACCTTGCGCGGTGGCTGGGTCACCGACATGAAGTATTTCCTGTTTAGCCATGTGGGGTTGCAGTTGATCAGCTTCTTTACCGTTATCCCGATTCAGGTATTTCTGCATGACAAGGTGAATATCGGTTTTCAGCAGACCATTGCGAGCCAGCCCTTGTGGTTACAGTTCATCGAAATCCTGATCGTAATCGATTTGGGCAGCTACTGGATTCACCGTGCCTTCCACGAGGTGTCCTGGTTATGGAAGTTCCATGCGGTGCATCATTCCACTACCCAGATGGACTGGCTGGCATCCTCGCGTTTGCATGTAGTGGAAATTCTCGCTAATCGTTTTGTGGGCTACCTGCCAATTTTTATTCTCGGTTTTTCGCCCTCGGCCGTGTATGCCTACTTGGTGTTTGTGTCGTTCCACGCCATCTTTATTCATGCCAATGTGCGCTTCCGTTTCCCGGGCGTGCGCTGGCTGATAGCCACCCCGGAATTTCATCATTGGCATCATTCTTCAGAAGACGAAGCGGTGGACAAAAACTACGCCGCCTTCCTGCCCATCTACGATAAACTGTTCGGCACCCTGATCATGCCGGATCGGCTCGCCGGTGAGTACGGTACCCGTGCCAGCACTCAAGTACCTGAAGGGGTGGTCAAACAGTTCCTGTTCCCGTTTCGCCGGGGGTAA